In one window of Oryza sativa Japonica Group chromosome 9, ASM3414082v1 DNA:
- the LOC4346671 gene encoding UPF0481 protein At3g47200, whose product MSIDGVTGDYQTQIDINLLADQLEAKLCDVPLDDGGRRHGSPECHISIVKPQVRLVDVSQYAPQVLLVGAYHHRSLDRCELDKLAALRRALPDGDDERASTLRRYLAAIAGLESEARSYYRDDTDDMGAEEFALMLLLDGWYILHYFGVGVGGGGRAVDIFAVRDVFYLLENQIPFFILEKVYELIHSPPPSPGATAIAGGGSSSSSVVVVDGFVRHLRSLLRDQGYSNLEVDITSTRPCHLVHLLHMHFTPMAMAPAADDAAAVPIPTRRARATVYRWRGATQYHAAGVRFKRRALGLGDARCVLDVELRRLTLHVPTLTVDNNTWRVLRNLMALEQNNPNLGSHVTAYCLFMSHLAGTANDVALLASKGVVVHFMGCDEDVAKGFAGLCRGVALSVDDARQNYLQPTWEKMERRYSSRPVNWMALLRRRHLSNPLVATALLAAIVGLVCEVLQAVYAVKSYKTRS is encoded by the exons ATGAGCATCGATGGAGTCACAG GGGATTACCAAACCCAAATTGACATCAATCTTCTCGCCGACCAACTAGAGGCAAAACTATGCGACGTTCCTttggacgacggcggccggcgacacgGCTCGCCGGAGTGCCACATTTCCATCGTGAAGCCGCAAGTCCGCCTCGTCGACGTATCGCAGTACGCTCCGCAGGTGCTGCTCGTCGGCGCCTACCACCACAGGTCGCTGGACCGGTGTGAGCTGGACAAGCTGGCGGCGCTCCGGCGTGCCCtccccgacggcgacgacgagcgggCGTCCACGCTGAGGCGCTACCTGGCGGCCATCGCCGGCCTCGAAAGCGAGGCGCGGAGCTACTACCGCGATGACACGGATGACATGGGCGCGGAGGAGTTTGCGTTGATGCTGCTGCTCGACGGGTGGTACATACTCCACTActtcggcgtcggcgtcggcggcggcgggagagcggTGGACATCTTCGCCGTGCGCGACGTGTTCTACCTGCTCGAGAACCAGATACCCTTCTTCATCCTCGAGAAGGTCTACGAGCTGATCCACTCTCCCCCTCCTTCTCCGGGAGCTAcagccatcgccggcggcgggtcgtcgtcttcctccgtcGTGGTTGTCGATGGGTTCGTGCGCCATCTCCGGTCACTCCTCCGAGACCAGGGCTACTCGAATCTGGAGGTGGACATCACCAGCACACGCCCCTGTCACCTCGTCCACTTACTCCACATGCACTTCACACCCATGGCGAtggcgccggccgccgacgacgcTGCCGCTGTCCCCATCCCCAccaggcgcgcgcgcgccaccgtGTACCGCTGGCGCGGGGCGACGCAGTACCACGCCGCCGGCGTGAGGTTCAAGAGACGGGCCCTCGGCCTCGGCGACGCACGGTGCGTCCTCGACGTGGAGCTCCGGCGGCTGACGCTGCACGTCCCGACGCTGACGGTGGACAACAACACGTGGCGGGTCCTGCGCAACCTGATGGCGCTGGAGCAGAACAACCCAAACCTGGGCAGCCACGTCACGGCCTACTGCCTCTTCATGTCGCATCTCGCCGGCACGGCGAACGACGTCGCGCTCCTGGCGAGCAAAGGCGTCGTCGTGCACTTCATGGGGTGCGACGAGGACGTCGCTAAGGGATTCGCCGGCCTGTGCAGGGGCGTGGCGCTCAGCGTCGACGACGCGCGCCAGAACTACCTGCAGCCGACGTGGGAGAAGATGGAGCGGCGGTACAGCAGCCGGCCAGTCAACTGGATggcgctgctgcggcggcggcatttGAGCAACCCGCTGGTGGCGaccgcgctgctcgccgccatTGTTGGCCTAGTCTGTGAAGTTCTTCAGGCTGTGTATGCCGTCAAGAGCTACAAGACTAGAAGCTAA
- the LOC4346670 gene encoding uncharacterized protein isoform X1 produces the protein MSKCTANIGHETYRIFIVDNGGKNYLAVDTSGNVVLVEDPERTQPSSNSYGRQLIWYKVVDEATGGGGSTTNQNFVLKNNSKPLVVKSSRGDGRQRLDVVLGQGRDVGERWTLEEIHKGVCYIKSGSYSNHIFTGVSTKRTVHLQEKRLANALSLWTFVPAEDADPRHTPDGGASLTLSRTAPHGVPQVLEPSGKMHTFTGDAGTSLGSAQSNQRKPVKGGRDGGRRRNP, from the exons ATGTCGAAATGCACAGCAAATATTGGGCATGAAACCTACAGGATCTTCATCGTCGATAACGGAGGCAAGAACTACCTCGCCGTGGACACGTCCGGCAACGTCGTCCTTGTGGAAGATCCGGAGAGAACGCAACCCTCCAGCAACTCCTATGGCCGACAG CTGATATGGTACAAGGTCGTCGAcgaggccaccggcggcggcggcagcacaaCTAACCAGAACTTCGTCCTGAAAAACAACAGCAAGCCCCTCGTCGTCAAGAGTAGTCGTGgcgacgggcggcagcggctggaTGTTGTTCTTGGCCAGGGAAGAGATGTTGGAGAACGCTGGACGTTGGAGGAGATACACAAGGGCGTATGCTACATCAAGAGTGGGAGCTACTCCAACCACATCTTCACTGGCGTCTCGACCAAGAGGACCGTCCACCTGCAGGAGAAGCGCTTGGCCAATGCCCTCTCCCTCTGGACGTTCGTCCCGGCCGAGGACGCCGATCCAA GGCATACCCCCGATGGGGGTGCATCGCTAACTCTATCAAGAACAGCTCCCCACGGTGTTCCACAAGTATTAGAGCCGTCTGGCAAGATGCATACTTTTACAGGAG ATGCTGGCACATCATTAGGTAGTGCACAATCTAATCAGAGAAAGCCTGTTAAAG GTGGTCGTGACGGCGGGCGCAGAAGAAACCCATAA
- the LOC4346670 gene encoding uncharacterized protein isoform X2 yields MSKCTANIGHETYRIFIVDNGGKNYLAVDTSGNVVLVEDPERTQPSSNSYGRQLIWYKVVDEATGGGGSTTNQNFVLKNNSKPLVVKSSRGDGRQRLDVVLGQGRDVGERWTLEEIHKGVCYIKSGSYSNHIFTGVSTKRTVHLQEKRLANALSLWTFVPAEDADPSGYFVPRAYPRWGCIANSIKNSSPRCSTSIRAVWQDAYFYRRCWHIIR; encoded by the exons ATGTCGAAATGCACAGCAAATATTGGGCATGAAACCTACAGGATCTTCATCGTCGATAACGGAGGCAAGAACTACCTCGCCGTGGACACGTCCGGCAACGTCGTCCTTGTGGAAGATCCGGAGAGAACGCAACCCTCCAGCAACTCCTATGGCCGACAG CTGATATGGTACAAGGTCGTCGAcgaggccaccggcggcggcggcagcacaaCTAACCAGAACTTCGTCCTGAAAAACAACAGCAAGCCCCTCGTCGTCAAGAGTAGTCGTGgcgacgggcggcagcggctggaTGTTGTTCTTGGCCAGGGAAGAGATGTTGGAGAACGCTGGACGTTGGAGGAGATACACAAGGGCGTATGCTACATCAAGAGTGGGAGCTACTCCAACCACATCTTCACTGGCGTCTCGACCAAGAGGACCGTCCACCTGCAGGAGAAGCGCTTGGCCAATGCCCTCTCCCTCTGGACGTTCGTCCCGGCCGAGGACGCCGATCCAAGTGGGTACTTCGTGCCAAG GGCATACCCCCGATGGGGGTGCATCGCTAACTCTATCAAGAACAGCTCCCCACGGTGTTCCACAAGTATTAGAGCCGTCTGGCAAGATGCATACTTTTACAGGAG ATGCTGGCACATCATTAGGTAG